The DNA sequence CGGGAAAGGATCAGCCCTTTTCATCTGGCTTCTGTAACAGGGTGTCCAGGGCGGAACGGGCGGCGTTCTGTTCCGCCTCCTTCTTGCTTTTCCCTTTCCCCGTTGCTTCAAGAACTCCGGGGATTGCCAGGCGGCTCTCGAAGATCTTGTCGTGGTCGGGGCCATATTCCCCGATGAGCGAATAGCGGGGAATCTCTCGAAACCGGTTCTGGCTGAGTTCCTGAAGGGTTGTCTTGTAATCCCGGTAAGTCAGATTGCGGCTTCCTTCTTCAATGAGGGAGGAAAAAAGCCGGCGGACCACTTCGTAGGCCCGGTCAAACCCTCCATCCAGATAAACTGCGGCAATAATGGCTTCAAAGGTATTGGCCAGGATGGAGGCTTTAGAGCGGCCCCCGGAACTTTCCTCCCCTTTTCCCAGGAGCAGGAAGCGGCCGACGTCGAGTTCCCTGGCCAGTTCGGCCAGGGGCTGTTCGTTCACGACGGAGGCCCGGAGCTTGGAGAGCTGCCCCTCCGTATAGTCCGGGAAAGTTTTCATCAACAGGTCGGTGATGCAGAGTTCGAGAACGGCATCTCCCAGAAATTCCATTCTTTCGTTGTCTCCCGAGGAGAATCCCGGATTTTCGTTGACATAGGAGCGATGGACCAAGGCCTGGTCCAGTCGGGAAATGTCTCCGAAAGAGTGTGACAGAGACGATTCGAGTTCCTTCAATGCCAGGAGCCGTTCTTCGGTCATGGTGCTACGATCCTTCCCAGATTTCTTGTGCCTTCAAAGCCTTCAAGGCGGACCGTGACCAGGGAGTTGACCTGCGCGGCCTTGCTGTTGATCAGGTAGACGGGGAGATAGTTGTCGGAGAATCCCTTCCTCAGGCCGCTCGTGCGGTCAATCCGCTCCTCCACGAGGACCCGGAGGGTGCGCCCCTGAAAACGCCGGGCGAAGGCTTCCCGTTTGCGGGCTCCGAGGTTGCGCAGGGTCTCGGCACGTTTTTTCTTCTCGTCCGGGGGGACCTGATCGGCCATGGCCGCCGCGGGGGTGCCGGGCCGCGCCGAATAGGGGAAGACATGAAGGTAAGCGACGGGCATGGACTCGATCAGCGAGACCGTGTTCTCGAAGGCGGCCTCATTTTCGCCGGGAAAACCGGCAATGACATCAATGCCGATGGCCAGATCGGGGATCGCCTCGACGAGATCGATCAGCAGGGCCTTGAAAAAACGTGCCGAATAATGCCGCCTCATGTCGGAGAGAATGGCATTGTCGCCGCTTTGAAGGGGGATATGCAGATGGGGGCAGAGCAGGGTGGACTGCCGCAGCAGCGAAATCAAATCGTCCGAAATCTCGGTGGGCTCGATGGAACTCAGGCGGAGCCGCTCCACGGGCCTTTCCTTTTCCACTTTCTGGAGAAGATCGAAGAGGGTGGACTTGGGCGAGAGATCCTGTCCGTAAGCGCCGAGGTGAATCCCCGTCAGGACTGCTTCTCTGTATCCCCCTTGGCCCAGGCGTCGGAGCTGGTCCAGAACCTGGTCCTCCGCGAGGCTCCGGCTTCTTCCCCGGGCGGAGGGGACGATGCAGTAGCTGCACCAGGCGTTGCAGCCGTCCTGAATCTTGAGGAAGGCCCGGGTATGATCCCGGAAGCGGGCCACCGGCAGGGATGAAAAGCGGCGGGTCTCGGAAATATCCCCGACCCGGACTTCCGGACGGTTTTTCAGCAGACCGGTGAGAAGATCGGGGATCGAATCCTTCTCTCCCTGTCCGGCAATCAGGGAGACACCGGGGATCTCGGCGATTTCGGCCGGGGCGGTCTGGGCGTAACAGCCGGTGACCACGACGACGGCCTCGGGATTTCTGCGGATCGCCTGCCGGATGACCTGCCGGGATTGATAGTTGGTCCGGGCCGTCACCGTGCAGGTGTTGACAATGTAGCAATCCGCCTTTTCGGCAAAGGGCACGAGGGTATGACCCTGCCGCGCCAGGGCTTCACCGAGCCCTGCCGATTCGTACTGGTTGACCTTGCAGCCAAGGGTGACGATCGCCACCTTGACCGACGGGGATTCCGCTTTCAATATAAACTCCTGAGGGATTTCTATCCGGGGACTCTTATCATCCTGAAGGCGTTTGTCAAGACGAAAGGAGAACTGGATTTTATGAAAAAAGGGGGTTAAAAACAAGCCATCATGCTTCCGGAGGCTTTCATGGACAACTTTTTAGCTTACCTCTCTTCCCATCACGTCGCCCTGATGCTGACCATTGGCGCAGCCGTGCTGATTGCCTATTTCATCTTCAAAAGGCTGATCAAGCTGGCCCTGCTCGCTTTCCTCATCGTCTTGGCGATCGCCGGATATTTTTATCTTAAAGAGCCCGGCCGGACGTGGAAAAATATGGGGGAACTCTGGCAGAAGACCAGGACCAGGACGGAAAAAGTCGTGGAAACCGGCAAGAAAACGTACGAAACGGGGAAGAACGTCTACGAGAAGGGCAAGAAATTTTCCGAAAGCATGGATTCCCTGATGGGAAAGGACAAAGAGAAATCCCCGGCCAAGGAATAAATATATGAAAAGGCAACTTGGCGTTAGAAGCCCAGGTTGATCTCCATGGCCCTCGCCGGGCAGGCGGTGACACAAAGGCCGCAGCCGTTGCAGACTTCCGGATCGAAGGATACCTTCATGGTCTGCGGGTCCATGGAAAGGGCACTGGTGGGGCAGAATGAGGTGCAGGCGCCGCAGTGCACGCATTTTTCCGTGTTGTGGCTGACGCTTTTGGACAGAGGCTCGACTCGGAGACCCATTTCCCGCAGAAAGTGCACTCCCTGGTCAAAGTTCTCCTTTTCGCCGCTTAGTTCCAGAACGATGACGCCTTCGCGCCGGGGGAAGATCCTGGCCTTGAGGATATTGAAGATAAGGTCGTACTTTTTGACCAGTTGATAGATGATCGGCTGTTCGACAATGCCGGCGGAATAGTGGATGATGACCTTTTTGGAATACATGCTTTAAGCCTCTCTCCGAAGTTGATGCGCGGAGTGTTTATCGACTACTTTCTCCATCCTGTCAAGGCATTCATGGCCTTAAATCTCGAGGAGGGAATCCCAATCCATTGTGGAGAAGGTCCCATGCAGGGAATGATCATCGGAGACCCGGTGGTAGCTCAGGTTGAGGAAGAGCTTTTCGGCGATTTCCTTCACGGGCTCGGGAGGGACGACGTCGTCCTCGCTGCCGTGAAAGACGGCCGTCGGGATGGAGAGGCGCCGGGCAAGATAGGGGTCAAATGCGCCGAGGCTCAGTGCCGGCGCCAGCAGGATGAGCTTTCGAACCCGCTCTTCCTCTTCGCAGGCGAAGATCGCGGCCATCAGTCCCCCGAAACTCGATCCCACCAGGATCAGCTCCGTTTTGCCTTCCAGCTGCTCCCTCAGGGTCTGCATCCTTTTTGAAAGGGTCCCGAAATAATCCGTAATGAGCATGTCGGGGTAATGTTCCCGGAAATAGCGGCCTTTGTCGCCCTGGCTGCTGCTTTCCAGGCCGTGGATAAAAATGCGCGTCATGACAGATACTCCTTTCGCAGGGTTTTCAGAAGAAACTTTTTGAGAGACCTGTTTTCCGGGAGCTCTCAGGCGCCTTTAACGACAGCATCATCTCGTAATCATTGAAATAGCTTGCCAATGTCAAAGGCTGTTCAGCTTTAAACAAATCTTGGTGAGATCTTCATAGATCGCGAGGGCCATCTCCTTTTTATCCCCCGAATCAGTATGAAATGTATCTTTAAGCTCTCGGAATTTTTTTACAAACTCTTTTATAAGTTCAATTTGTTTGGTCACTATTTTTAGAGTGGCTTCATCGATGTTTTCAACAGCGGACAAAACATTGCTTTCCCAAAGAGGCATTTTAATTTCAAAGGTTTCCGGCTCACCCAACCAAAACAGCTGATTTTCATGTTGGATCAATTGATAGCCCGGGGCTTTCAATTTTCCCCGTTTTACCGGTTCGCTCACGTCACGTTTTAACCAACCCATTTTGTCAAAAATCGCTTTCTTGGCATTTTCAACTTCCAGTTCAAAAGCCTTTTTATAACGCCTTTGAATCACTTGGGCTCTGCAGATCTCATAAACCTTCGACAGGATGAAAACGACGACAGCGCCCAAAAATGCCGGATTGTCAAACAGGTCATTCATGACGTTCCTCCGTTCTTTTTCGCTTAATAAGTCCGGAGATTGAACAGAGAAAATCTTCCTGGTCCTTATTCCTTGTCCAATCCATTGCCCTTCTTGCGAGCAGATCCGCGTAAGGATAGCCCTCCGATGGTTTTGGCACAACTTGATTCAACATGATCTCAAACCCGTAATAAAATGAGACGGGCAGTTTATATTTTTGACCATATTCAAGCATCACTTCTGCGGTATATTTTAAAATCTCTTTTTTTTGTTCAAGGTTTTCACGGTTCTCGCAGATCAATCGATTAGAATCGTGACTGTCAAGGAAAAGAACCAACGAATAATCCTTCGGGCACTTGTCAAGATGTCTTTGCAGCTGTTTTTCAAGAACCTGCTTGGAGATCTTTCCGGTGACATACTGGACCATCTGAGATTGAAATTCAAAATCAAGGACGCCGTTCAAAGTGCCGGCGTAATCAAGCTGCAGGGCACTCTGGTTGACTCCGAAAAACTTCCTCAGCCACTTTTTTTTGATTTGGATCGTGTCATAATAATTTCTGAAAGTCTGGGTATCAAGAAGCGCTTCTCCAAACAATACGCAATGGCTTTTTTTTTCTTTCAACACGCCTGAGAGCTCTTTCAAGAAGCTGTGACTGACGCCTATCGCGTGATCGATACGGAACCCATCGAAACCCAGGTCAAGCCAGAAAAGGGCAACTTGAATCATGTAATTCCGTGTTTCCGGATTCCCGAAGTTGAATTTTGGCAAGAAACCGCAATTGAGGTATTGTTCATAGGTATCCTCTTCTCTCGTTTTTCCCTCATGAAAGACAAACCAACGGCGATAGGGACTGTTTTTGTCATGCTTCGCACTTTGAAAGAACTCGTGATTCTCATGGCAATGATTCGGAACAAAATCTCCAACAACTCTCATGCCCCGCTTGTGGCATTCATTGATAAGGATGCCCAGATCATCGTTGGTTCCAAATCGGCTGTCCACGGAAAAGTAGTCCGTTATGTGATATCCATGGTATGCATCCTTGTTCCCCGCATTCTGGTAAAAGGGGGATAGCCATAATGTGTTGACCCCTAATGCGGATAGATAATCAAGCTTTGCCGTAATTCCGTTAATATTTCCCCCGACCGAGTCCGGTGTATCCCACCTCAAGGCTCCGTCAGGCGTAAACCCTGAAAATCGGTCAATAAGGATGTGATACATAATCGCATTGTTAAACCAGCTCTGCTCTTTATTAAGTATCAAAATTCCACCTCCCTTAGAACATGCCCCGGCTTTAAAATGGAAAAAACTTTTCGATTGATAGGGGGTGACAGCATCACCTGTAAGTGCCGAGAGGCGCTGCTCTTCTATTAAGAATTGAGGCGCACCTCGGGATCAAACCGCGATCCCCGGTCAGGTTCAAAGAGGCCCCGGTCACGGCAGGTGTAAATCTGAATGACTTCTTGAAGTTGGTTCCTTGATAAGTTCTTGTTTCTTCGTCGATGAAGTATGTTCCCTCTGATCAGGTACGTGGATGCCGCCCGACATTGTACAGGCAGTACTATGATTCATTCAAGCTCAAAGGCCACGCCGCGCTCCCCCGCAATGGCCTTCAGGCTGTTGTACACGGGTTCTTCCAGAGGGACGCCCGACGATTTGTGCTTTTCATAGAGTTCGTATTCTTTCTCGCCGTGGACATAGATCCGTTGCTGCCCCTCGGCTTTTTCAGATTCTTTGAGGCGGTCGATGAGATCGTCCATCTTTTCCTGAAAGATGTCCATCTCCACGAAATTTTCGATGTTGAGGGCCATGAAAAAGTGTGCGACCAGCGCCGGCTGGCCTTTGCCGCCGGGGCCTCTGACGTCGACCATGTCGGCATAGGCGCCTCCCGACAGGACGCCGCAGAGGATGTCCACCAGGAGGGCGATGCCGTATCCTTTGTACCCTCCGTAGAGTTCCCCTTCGCCGCCCAGGGGGAGGATGCCGCCGCCGAGACGGGCGATCATGTTTTTCAAGACCTCTGTCGCATCCGTCGTCATCAGGCCCTTGGAATCCACCGCCCACCCCTGGGGCATGTCCTTATCCAGCCGGTCGTAGACCTCCAGCTTGCCGCGGGGGACCACCGAGGTGGCCATGTCCAGAAAAAAGGGACGATTCCGCTTTGTCGGGGCGGTCAGGCTGATGGGGTTGGTGCCGATGATCATCTTTCTTCCGAAGGTCGGCACCACCAGGGGCGCCGTGTTGGTCATGGAGAGTCCCAGGAGCCCCGCGTCCAGCATCATCTGCGTATAATAGCCCGCGATGCCGTAGTGATTCGAATTGCGCGCCACAACGATGCCGACCCCGGTTTTTTGTGCCTTCTCGATCGCCTTCCTTGTCGAGAAATGCCCCACGAGCTGTCCCAGTCCTGCCCGGCCGTCGATTGTGGCGGTGGAGGGGGCTTCGCGCACAACCTCGGGTTGATTGAGAGGCAGGATGGTGCCGTTCGCCATGCCGTCGACGTAACGGCGTAAACGCGCCACGCCATGGGAGGGAATGCCGCGCAGATCGGCGAGCACCAGATTATCAGCGCAGATGAGGGCGTCTTCCCGGCGAATGCCGAAACTCAAGAAAACATTCTGTACGAATTGGGATAATTTCAAATCGTTGACATATCGGGTCATAGGATGATCCTTCTTCAAAAAATTGACCGTTACGCTACCTGAGATTGCGGATATTATCAAGTTGATTTGGGGAAGACCTTAAACAACGCCTTGACAGCAAAAAGAGAATATGCTTTTCTGCCCTTACCATAGCGCATAAGGGGAGGTCGTTATTTCGGCCTGAGAGTTCCGCAAGTTCGAGCGGATGACCCTCACAACCTGATCCGGGTAATGCCGGCGGAGGGAGTGCAAGAGACATCAAAGCCCTTATGCCCGGAAATTCAGGCATAAGGGCTTTTTATTTGAGGTGAGAATGTCCACAGTCAATACGCGCTCTCTGAAGGATCGCAGTCTATATCTCGTGCTGACGGAGGAATACGGCAACGGAAGGTCCCTGAGAGAAATCGCCGCAGAGGCGGTTGCCGGGGGAATCGATCTCCTCCAGATGCGGGAGAAATCCAAATCGCGGGAGGAGCTTCTCCGGCTGGGGGGTGACCTGGCCGCCCTCTGCCGCAGGAACGGGGTGACTTTCATCGTCAATGACGATCCCCTCCTTGCTGCGGAGCTGGATGCCGATGGGGTCCATCTGGGGCAGGAGGACCTTCAGCGCTGTCCGGTCGATAGGGCGAGGGAGATTCTGGGGCGGGACCGCATTATCGGCATCTCGACGCATTCTGTGGAACAGTTTCGCCGGGCCAGCGGCCTGGATGCCGATTACCTTGCCTTCGGACCCATCTTTCCGACCCGGACCAAGGACTATTCCATCGGGACGGCGGAGATCCGGGAAGTCCTGCGCCTGGCCACGAAACCCGTCGTCTTTATTGGAGGGGTCAATCCGGCCAATTTCGAGATCCTGCGAAAGGAGGGGGTCACCTTCGTGGCGCTGATCCGCGACATCATGCAGGCGCAGGACATTGCCGCCCGGGCGGGCTGGTACAAGGAGCAATTGAAAAAGGCAGGAGGAACGCGCAGATGAGGGTGAGGATCAACGGCAGGGAGGAAAACCTGCCGGACGGGCTTGTGAGCCTGCAGGAACTCGTGGAAAACCGGGGGCTGGTCCCGGAGCGGGTCGTCGTCGAGGTGAACCTCCAGGTCATTTCCCGCGAGGACTGGCCGACGGTGCGCCTCCAGGAGGAAGATTCGATTGAAATCGTCAGTTTTGTCGGAGGGGGATAAAATGGAAGATCTGCTGGAAATCGGGGGCAAAAAGATCGCCTGCCGGCTTTTTGTGGGAACGGGCAAGTATGCCGGAAACGCCCAGATGCGGGAGGCCCTGCTGGCCGCGGAGGCCGACGTGGTCACTGTAGCCCTGAGGAGGGTCGACAGCGGCGCGAAAGCGGAGAACATCCTGGATTACATCCCGCCGTCCTGCACCGTGATGATCAACACCTCCGGCGCGCGCAATGCCGAGGAGGCGATCCGGATCGCGCGGCTCGCCAAGGCTGCCGGGGCGGGAAACTGGATCAAGATTGAGGTCATTGCCGACAGCAAGTATCTTCTCCCCGACAACCTGGAAACCCTGAAGGCGACGGAAACCCTGGTGAAGGAAGGCTTTGTGGTCTTTCCCTACATGAGCCCCGATCTGTCCATGGCCCGGCGGCTGGCCGACTGCGGTGCGGCGGCCGTGATGCCCCTGGGTTCGCCGATCGGTACCAACCGGGGGGTGAGGACTCGGGAACTGGTGGAGATTCTGATCCGGGAAATTCAGGTGCCGATCATTGTGGATGCCGGGTTGGGGAAACCCTCCGATGCCTGTTTGTGCATGGAGATGGGGTGCAGCGCCGTGATGGTCAATACCGCCATTGCCGTTTCCCCGAATCCCGTGGATC is a window from the Syntrophus gentianae genome containing:
- the rnc gene encoding ribonuclease III, coding for MTEERLLALKELESSLSHSFGDISRLDQALVHRSYVNENPGFSSGDNERMEFLGDAVLELCITDLLMKTFPDYTEGQLSKLRASVVNEQPLAELARELDVGRFLLLGKGEESSGGRSKASILANTFEAIIAAVYLDGGFDRAYEVVRRLFSSLIEEGSRNLTYRDYKTTLQELSQNRFREIPRYSLIGEYGPDHDKIFESRLAIPGVLEATGKGKSKKEAEQNAARSALDTLLQKPDEKG
- the mtaB gene encoding tRNA (N(6)-L-threonylcarbamoyladenosine(37)-C(2))-methylthiotransferase MtaB, which codes for MKAESPSVKVAIVTLGCKVNQYESAGLGEALARQGHTLVPFAEKADCYIVNTCTVTARTNYQSRQVIRQAIRRNPEAVVVVTGCYAQTAPAEIAEIPGVSLIAGQGEKDSIPDLLTGLLKNRPEVRVGDISETRRFSSLPVARFRDHTRAFLKIQDGCNAWCSYCIVPSARGRSRSLAEDQVLDQLRRLGQGGYREAVLTGIHLGAYGQDLSPKSTLFDLLQKVEKERPVERLRLSSIEPTEISDDLISLLRQSTLLCPHLHIPLQSGDNAILSDMRRHYSARFFKALLIDLVEAIPDLAIGIDVIAGFPGENEAAFENTVSLIESMPVAYLHVFPYSARPGTPAAAMADQVPPDEKKKRAETLRNLGARKREAFARRFQGRTLRVLVEERIDRTSGLRKGFSDNYLPVYLINSKAAQVNSLVTVRLEGFEGTRNLGRIVAP
- a CDS encoding 4Fe-4S binding protein; the protein is MYSKKVIIHYSAGIVEQPIIYQLVKKYDLIFNILKARIFPRREGVIVLELSGEKENFDQGVHFLREMGLRVEPLSKSVSHNTEKCVHCGACTSFCPTSALSMDPQTMKVSFDPEVCNGCGLCVTACPARAMEINLGF
- a CDS encoding alpha/beta fold hydrolase; protein product: MTRIFIHGLESSSQGDKGRYFREHYPDMLITDYFGTLSKRMQTLREQLEGKTELILVGSSFGGLMAAIFACEEEERVRKLILLAPALSLGAFDPYLARRLSIPTAVFHGSEDDVVPPEPVKEIAEKLFLNLSYHRVSDDHSLHGTFSTMDWDSLLEI
- a CDS encoding alpha-amylase family glycosyl hydrolase, with translation MILNKEQSWFNNAIMYHILIDRFSGFTPDGALRWDTPDSVGGNINGITAKLDYLSALGVNTLWLSPFYQNAGNKDAYHGYHITDYFSVDSRFGTNDDLGILINECHKRGMRVVGDFVPNHCHENHEFFQSAKHDKNSPYRRWFVFHEGKTREEDTYEQYLNCGFLPKFNFGNPETRNYMIQVALFWLDLGFDGFRIDHAIGVSHSFLKELSGVLKEKKSHCVLFGEALLDTQTFRNYYDTIQIKKKWLRKFFGVNQSALQLDYAGTLNGVLDFEFQSQMVQYVTGKISKQVLEKQLQRHLDKCPKDYSLVLFLDSHDSNRLICENRENLEQKKEILKYTAEVMLEYGQKYKLPVSFYYGFEIMLNQVVPKPSEGYPYADLLARRAMDWTRNKDQEDFLCSISGLIKRKRTEERHE
- a CDS encoding Ldh family oxidoreductase; translation: MTRYVNDLKLSQFVQNVFLSFGIRREDALICADNLVLADLRGIPSHGVARLRRYVDGMANGTILPLNQPEVVREAPSTATIDGRAGLGQLVGHFSTRKAIEKAQKTGVGIVVARNSNHYGIAGYYTQMMLDAGLLGLSMTNTAPLVVPTFGRKMIIGTNPISLTAPTKRNRPFFLDMATSVVPRGKLEVYDRLDKDMPQGWAVDSKGLMTTDATEVLKNMIARLGGGILPLGGEGELYGGYKGYGIALLVDILCGVLSGGAYADMVDVRGPGGKGQPALVAHFFMALNIENFVEMDIFQEKMDDLIDRLKESEKAEGQQRIYVHGEKEYELYEKHKSSGVPLEEPVYNSLKAIAGERGVAFELE
- the thiE gene encoding thiamine phosphate synthase encodes the protein MSTVNTRSLKDRSLYLVLTEEYGNGRSLREIAAEAVAGGIDLLQMREKSKSREELLRLGGDLAALCRRNGVTFIVNDDPLLAAELDADGVHLGQEDLQRCPVDRAREILGRDRIIGISTHSVEQFRRASGLDADYLAFGPIFPTRTKDYSIGTAEIREVLRLATKPVVFIGGVNPANFEILRKEGVTFVALIRDIMQAQDIAARAGWYKEQLKKAGGTRR
- the thiS gene encoding sulfur carrier protein ThiS, which gives rise to MRVRINGREENLPDGLVSLQELVENRGLVPERVVVEVNLQVISREDWPTVRLQEEDSIEIVSFVGGG
- a CDS encoding thiazole synthase, whose translation is MEDLLEIGGKKIACRLFVGTGKYAGNAQMREALLAAEADVVTVALRRVDSGAKAENILDYIPPSCTVMINTSGARNAEEAIRIARLAKAAGAGNWIKIEVIADSKYLLPDNLETLKATETLVKEGFVVFPYMSPDLSMARRLADCGAAAVMPLGSPIGTNRGVRTRELVEILIREIQVPIIVDAGLGKPSDACLCMEMGCSAVMVNTAIAVSPNPVDLARAFSLAVKAGRLAYRSGMPERAVEARASSPLTGFLRETDDEKVRP